tgttCCAACAGAACAAAGAACTCTCTTTGTAATAGCCGTTGAAATTACACTAACTGCTTTACCAGACCCATATCCCATCACTAATCTCACGCTACATCCGCCATGAAAGGTTAATACGCTTACGTTAAAAATCGAATATTCAAATCAGCTTTTCTCTGGATTCATTATGCAGTCTTAATGCCAACGCACAGTCATTAGAAGATTTGCCTGTTCTGTCAACATCGACGTAACGTTTTACAAGGTTAGCATCCTctcaaaagctaattaaaaagcCATCGCGCGATGGGCCGTTAAAATAAGCAGCCTAAAATAAGACATCCCACTTTTGTTTGAACAAGTCTCCGTTGTGTCACTCAGTGCAGAGGGTGTATTTTCATTTCTGAGGAAAAGCCCCTTGAGACTAGTACAGCTGAATCCCAATAGCGATAGCCAAAATTCATGTGTATAATAAACAAACTCCGCTATAATAACATGCTGACACATCAGCCGCCCTTTCTATCTTACTAACCTGGGCCGAGAGTGGGCGGATTGCCATCACGCCACCAAATGCAACGACGCCAGAGATGAAAGCAGTCTATGAATAAAGCTTACACCTCGCAGCAGCTGCTCAAACACAAACAAATTCTTACAGGCGGGGTTTTCTGTCCCGAATGGGTGGGGGCGTGTGTAATGAAAGCCTAAACACAGTCTACATCCCTCACAAAGGATCTTGCCGATGCCCACACACGACAATCCGTGACATCTTGCGCAAAAAACAAAACCCAAGTTTGGTGTCCTCCATTGATGTCGACTGTCCATGGACTGAGACGGATACTTTACAAGAGCAATTATGCTACGATAACCTCCTACACCCAGTGAGTGGAATAATAATTGCAATTCACCAACAATTAAAGACAATCTGGAGAAAAAGCAGTTGGAAACGGAAGCAGGTAATTATATGGTGATGGCCATTTTGGCTGTGGTGCGAGCTGAACACCAGTGGACTTGGCATGTGAGTAAAAACACATGCTCTGTGCCATGTACTTGGggtaaaaaacatcaaattggAATTAAATTCAGAGGAGAGTGAAATTCATCCCCTCCATTAAACAGAAACTAGAGAGTATTTTTAGCCTAaagctattcaaaattatttAGGGCCACTTTGGGTTCTGTGATTGTAATTTTCTTGACGTCCTTCACATTAGAGTGAACTTTTGCCTTCAACACTACACGCACGCCGCCATTAATTTGTCCAAGGCCAGGGCAAGAGGCATCATGGGATACACAGTAACAAGTCATTCACCATGAGTATGAGGTCTGGTTTGAGGttgaatgcaacattttaaagGCTTATATAATGGCCTAAATTTCTCCAAGATCAAAAGAGAGGATCAAAGGCAATGAATGtggattattaatttattttctggtgACCTGTTAATGAGTTGAGTGTATTTTTGCAGCGTGCTAATGTGATTCAAACAGGTACGCAGAGCACACAGTTCAATTTTCAGATTCATATGGAAAACCAATTATTTAATATGCTTGGAGAGCGTTTTCATTTCCAGTGTTTGCAATAATTCTTAATATGTTTGAGAGGTAAACATTTCATAAACACCAAAGCTACTTTCTCGTTAAAGATTGTTTCAATTTAAGCTGTTGTAAATAAGCTATCTTTGATATGACCCTTTAGGAAAAACAGAGGATTTTATGCAACTTCAAAGATGGGAtggaaaatacatacatacaatatatatatatatatatatgaagagaaATTACTatctattttgtaaatgcatattATAGGTCTTACTGCAAATGATTCatctatgtatgtttttttttttttttcacttttcaaaagagtttaattattattttgtttttaccttTGGATGTTTAATCCaaaattcatgttcaaaattcccacatttcaaaattaaatcaaCAGCCGATTGACAGAACCAAGTCTCCACCCTGTTTtctgatttaatttagtttatcttCTTCAATAATACATTGAACACACAATACAAGGAAATAATTACtggaaattgtatttatatatgtagacttttttaagtgtgtgtgtgtgtgtgtgtgtatgtatatatatatatatatatatatatatatatatacacacacacacacacacacacacacacacacacacacacacacacacatatatatatatatatatatatatatatatatatatatatatatatatatatatataaacactataagtgcattaatgttaattaagtaatcattaataaaaacatcaatagTATCTCAATAAGACTAACATCACTGctgaaaaacaatacaattaCAGTATTTTCTGAGATAATCAGCAGcatatcatatataataataataataatatgcatattCTACGAATATAATAAATTAGCCGATTATTCTTCAAATAAAGGTCAAAATAGTCCATGACAGGTTTTTCAGTTATTAATTCTAACATTTTTAATACCATCTACTGCAACATCAAGCAGTAAATGACAATTCACAGCTTTACTATGAAATAAAGACTTCACTGGAGACCTTCAACTATATTCAGCCCctacttcctgtttcaacaggaaaTACTAAACATGTTCAAGTGAACGCAGTTATAACTGAATGTTCCCCCTGCTAGCTATTATATGGACGGACGCGGCGTCACAAAAGGCGCGTGGGTTGGATTTTAGTCCCTGTAATTACGCGTCTACGAGAGTGAGTCACACTGGCAGATCTGAAACTTACACAGCAATCCTACAATCAGCCACAATGAGGGTTTTCAGCACAGACAATCTAATGCCAGAGGTCTAGTGTTAAGTGATTAAACATTCGTCTCGTGAGAGGAGTCGGTCCCTCGCTCTCATTCACGACGGTCCGTTGAGCACACAGCCCATTCATCaagccattcacacacacatcatgtaCAAACTGCCTTCCCATTCACTATATGCAAAACAAACTGTGAAAGCCCCACTGAATGACTTATCAACACAACCTTTCTGAAGGACTGAAGCTTCCTTTCGGGGGTTGAATGACATTTCTTTATAGTGATCCTCAATCCAATAGCATCAGACTCTTCACCTTGTATCAAAGGCCTCTGAAGTTTCCTCTCTGGGCGTCCCAGAGGGCCACGCATGCCCTGATGGTTCGGGAGGACAAGCAGAAAACGGGATCAATCGGGCTGAAACAGGAGGAGGTGAAGCAGCTGGACCCTAGTCGCCATCTGTTAGCCTGGAGCCGCTCATCTGGAGGGGAAAATAGCAGAGAGTAacctatatagatatataggaACAGTGTTAGGTATCACGATTAAAACTATATATTACTTTGCACAGTAATTTGGAATTGTTGAGTTTTTTATGTTTGTGGAAAAAGTCTCTTGTGTTCACCTACAGCATTTCAAATACAGCATATATTACATCATATATTATTCGAATAACAatataaacagaaatattgtgaaatatattattacaatttaacttaacagttttctattgtaatatgttgaaacataaaatgtattcctgtgaaagctgaattttcagcatcattaatccagtcttcagcgtcacgtGATTCTTCGGAAATCacttatatgctgatttactgtgatcatttattaattattatgatttttttaaaaacaggactctgacttctttcaaaagatACAAATgctaattattccaaactttggTTTTGACTGGTATAGCTTATTTTTGAATTATCAGATGTTTTTATGTATCCTAGATCCATGTAGTTTTAGCACATAAGGTGCTAAAAAAGCTATTGCAAGCACCGAGTTCATTGATTCGTCATTACATAACTGCAGTTAATAACTGCTTTATAGACTGCCTCCACTTGTTAATGGAAACTGCTGTATCATAAGCTCAAACAGCTCCCCTCTGACGTTCTCCCTGCTGTAAACCATGctctttattaacatttatttctaaTTAGAGATGGGATACACGCACTCCCCCTAAGGCgaccaaaaaaacaaaagtgttagaCTGCtgttataaaattttaatatctCATTTTAAATTGCGTGTAtgtataaaaaagaagaaaaaaactgcagCATTTAAGTGAATACCACAAAACCAAATCCATTTTGTCATTCAAAGAATACAttcttataaaataaacatatattgtaactttattatattttgttatatttaaaattatcttTATGTCGcccacacatatgtgtgtgtgtgtatatatatatatataaaaatacacccACAATCTCATCAGGATAAAACAGTCGACAAATGTTTCTGGGAGATTCCTTCTCTTGTCTCTGCCTTAACCGAGTCAGATTTGGGGTTAAGCTCCCAACAGCAGTGAGCAGCGTGAAACAATGCCTAAAGCGGTAggtatgtcacaaaaacatgtgaCGCCAAAAACCACACGGCCACCTGCCCGCTTGATAGAACGCAAAGCCTGGGATTCAGAGAGGCTCAGCTGACATCATCCGCCAGGCCTTTGTGGTCCTTGGTGATGTTGTGGTCGCATCATATCCTGCCAGCTTTACTAGGTCTCCACTGGTGCACATGTATGGATCCGAGGGTCTAGAGGACATGATTTGGATCGCAGATGTTTGAGATTCTGGAAAGGTAATAAACAACAGCATGACCCATACATCCATAAATGTACAAAAAGCCAATTGTAATAAGCTGGACTAATGGATTGAAGGCACCATGTGTCACTAATGGCTGAACTCTAGTAGGGTCTTGTTCATGTGAGTTCTTACCTAAGGTCCATAAAGACGATCTGGTCTCCAGCAGAGAGGCTTGTGGGGCCATGTTTCATTGATTTTCCTCACTTTAATGGATTTCATTGGACCCTCTCATGATTAcgcattaatatttcattacttGTGTCTTCCATTTCCTGTGCTAGGCTGGCTTACAGTGAAGTACTCTGGGTCGATGGAGCGCTGCTAGCAGGAAACGGCCAAAACCCTGACAAAAACCTGATCCATGTCTGAACCCATGGGAAAAAGGGTAAAAACGAATCGGGTGAAGACATTAGTCAACAACTCTGATCTGCAATGAGAATCACGTGCTCGCGCTTGTGAATGCATAACCTTGTGTGGTATATTTTTCTTGTCAATATTTAAAAAGCAGAGTTATTTTGTCGAATCGAATGGTTTGATTCATGCCGTACCTGAAATAACTAGATGTGATGTCTTTAGTCAGGAAAATCAACGTTTGATATCATATTACTGTGTTGAGGTGAGTTGGAGACGGTAATGTATTCGAGTGCAATAGCGCAAACTAAAGCGATCAGACACATACAGGTCAGACGAGCTGCTGGCTCAGCACAACATGCAAAGACGCTTGTCTTAAAAATCCTTTCAAGTGCTGCTTCAAAGGATCCATCAACGTCAatgaagttaaaaaataaataaatactaaataaaaatgcatctgtgaCAAATAGTTAAGAGTTGAAAATTAAGTCCAACTAAAgcaccttaaaaaataaaagagctttaaaaaaggtttaaagacatattatgtgtttaatttggattaaataaattcagaagTTATTCTTAAAAACGTTACCACTTTTTAAGCTTTCATTAACACTCCTTATTGACCTTAAACCAGTAATATGACAATGGAAGTCAtaggtttttatatttatattttggacattttttttttttattattatttcagaacAATTTTgccttaaatataaaaaactatagCTAtcatagtgtgtgtatatatatatatatatatatatatatatatatatatatatatatatatatatatatatatatatatatatatatatacacacacacatatacacacacacacacacacacacacacacacacacacacacatatatatatatatatatatatatatatatatatatatatatataaaatcacattaacttgcttatattatatatatacatatatatatatatatatatatatacacacacattatatatatatatatatatatatatgtgtgtgtgtgtgtgtgtgtgtgtgtgtgtgtgtgtatatatatatatatatatatatatatatatatatatatatatatatatatatatatatatatatactgtgtgtgtgtataaatactaaataaaaatgcatctgtgaCAAATAGTTAAGAGTTGAAAATTAAGTCCAACTAAagcaccttaaaaaaaataaaagagctttaaaaaaggtttaaagaCATATTATGTGTTTAATTTGGATAAAATAAGAAATTCAGAAGTTATTCTTAAAAACATTACCACTTTTTAAGCTTTCATTAAcactccttatatatatatatacacacacacacacacacacacatatatatatatatatatatatatatatatatatatatatatatatatatatatatatatatatatataaacacatatacatacaaacatatacatacacattatatatatatgtatatatatataaatatatatatatataatcacattaacttgcttatattatataaataattataattctaataaaaataaattgtatagaTTGAGAGTGACCGAGATGTGGGTACATAAGTTGGTTGTAAAATtgtaattagatttttatatcatatttatatgtacattacTTTACTGGCCTGTTtacctttaaataatatttgataactTCAAACAATGAATTTCAAATACATCTGTTTTATCTctgaaagacaaaataaaaaacatctagGGTTTGTGAAATGGACAGCAGATGTAATATGGGAGGGAAGAACCATTATTGAATGTGTTACGGAGTAAAGAGCCACCAAGAAATACTTGAACTTTGGTCAACAGACCATAATGAGTGTATGGAATGCAACAGTCCAACGATGAATGAATGTGAACAATTCACTCAAATTTGAGTTACAGAAATGAGGTCCAGTATGCTTTACGCCTATTATAGCTAACCACTGGAAGAGACATTTGACATTTAACAGtcaaatatatattgatttaggTCACCACATATTAACTCAGAGTTGACATCATAGTTCCCCAACAGCAGACTGATCAGATTACACCAGTTGTTGACAAGTGCAAACACAAAATCCTGTATAAACGGGCAATTTCTAGGAATTACCTGTCACCTTGAGAACAGGCGGTCTAGGCAATTAAGTAACTCTAAAGCCTTACTGCACAGATAGTTGGGAAAGCATTGGGAGATCGGTCAAATCCTGACCGACAGGCCTGCTGCGGCTTGATCAGTTTAGATTGTGTCattttgacattgagaaacaAGCTAATTAAGTGTTAGTCTCAAGTACAGCGCGTTATAAATAATTAACAAGCTTCTGAAAACAATAAGGGTGGTTAATCTTCCAGCGTCATGTAGGTCTATATATTAAAAAGCATAAATACCACATGCAAACTACCTCATTTGCATACTGCATAGGGCGAAACTAAATGAAGACTGCTAAATGCAGCAACAATGTCTCAGCAAGCGTTTAATATGCACTGCACTGACTAGGTTCTCCCTCAAGCAACTTCCCACTTGCACAGCAGGAACTCCTTGATTTCGTTTGTGGAGTTAAGGTTGTTTTTCTTTGACCACACTGCCACCTAGCGGTTACTCTAAGCTACTTCACAGTCTTGtatcttcatctttttttttttatgttggatgTGGTTGCCTGGTTACCACTTTAACCTTCAACTTTCTTTGTAGGCAGGACTGGAATTTCACAGATGGAAAGGTAACTATGGAGACAGGATTTATGcttggcgaaaaaaaaaaaaaaaacatgacattgaACAGTGAATAAAGTTTCGCAAATAATGACGGAGATACGGTTTGAATACAAGCACATGAaacgtttacttttttttttatacgccATACATGTTTTgtatacagatttaaaaaaaaaaaagtattacacaaAAAAGGAGTGATAAAAGAAGggtaaaacaacaacatgatTGAAAATAAACAATGGAAGAATTACCGTTCAGTGCAAAGGGTTGTAGTGTTGCCGGGTGGACTTTCAAACCCCATCAAtaactaaaatatgaaaataacactCGTTTCTGCTTCATACATTATTATGAGGTTCAAACCATTttagagtagcacttgttttaAACGTGTTGGCTCAATGTGTTCAAATGACTTGGCAAATAATCATTCAGTGGAGGGCAGTTGAAACAGCTAAGGCTTAGGTATACATTTCTGCATACCAACAAAGAGTCACACAAGCTTAAACCATAGTGTCCGTAACGTTTACAAACATTAGTGTGTATGGATCGGTAGATTTATGTTAGTGCTCCAGGTGCATGTTtgtaacaaaatacaataaaaatgcattagGCTCAAAGACTAACTTCACTTTGTCACGCATACCTGATGTGTTACATGATTAAAGAGGTAGATGCCGTCGGTTATGACAAACGCCTCACCTGAACTGAACATACTGCCGTGTCAAGCACTGTTTTATTTccgagaaacaaaataaaacatctagGGTTTGTGAAACGGACAGCAGATGTAATATGGAAGGGAAGAACTGTTACTGAATGTGGCACGGAGTAATAAGCCACTAACAAATTATTTTACTTGAATTTCGGTCACCTTAAAGAGTGTATTTAACGCGACAGTTCAATGACGAATGGATTTTCGAACAATGAGCTTTAGTATGTTTTACGTCCACTATAGTAAACCACCGGAACAGGTTACTTCAAATTGCTTGTGCAtgcaattatataaaacatttttaaatagaataagACTGAAATTTTTGAACACTGCTGAGAGAAATGTAAAACCCCTTGGGCGGGAATCTCATTTGCAAGTTTATAAAACAACTTCTCAGGGGGATGCGATTCAATTTCCAAAACGTTTTAAGGAAATGCTGATCTAGTGTGGGAGTATTAAAGTAAAAAGGTACATCCGTCCTAAAATCATAAAAGGCTTAAAATCTGTGTGGAACATTTTAGAGTTGGAATTAAAGTGTTAAGGTGAGTCTCTAACAACCACGATGACCAGGTGGTCCTCCTCGAGTTTCCCAATAGTCTTCAGAGCAGTCTGGAGATACTGCTGCGAGAAGTCACATGGAGGAAAGGCGTACAACATGCCGCCCATTTCTCGCTCTTTGGGGCCACCGAGGGGCAAGCCGATGACCCCTGCTGCCTGCTTGTTCCTAAGGTACGTCACCAAGTTGCGGAGAAGGCGCTGTTGAAGGCCCGGTTCTGGAGGAGGGGCGTCGCGGTCCATGGGCCCCTGAACTGCGAGGAGGACAGCGTAGCCATCCGGGCTGCCTAGCTTGATGCGTCTCGTCACCTCGTCCAGTTTGGGCTGATCCAGCCTCAGCCGCTGAGCGATTTTAAGCTGCGTGATCTTGGAACCACCTGCTTGGTTGTCTTTCATGAGGGCGTGGAGAAAGTTCACGCCCCCCTCAAGCATGTGCATGTTTGTGGGGAAGCAGCTGTTTTTAAGAACGAGAGAACCGTGCCACACGCGACTCAACGTCTGGGCATATTCAGAGAGCGTGCTGGGCTTTTTGGAGTCTGTTTTGGACTTGTCCGTCTGTGAGTCAGGGTCGCTCTCGCTTTTGCGGTGACGCTCCTCCTTCCTCGGATGCAAAGGTTCATCATTAACAGCACGTTCATCACTGATGTGTCTGCTGATGTCAGGGGTGTGGTCAAGAGGTTCTGAGGTGGAGTCCGGAAGACGGCCGCGACCCCTATCCGGGCTGTCTTCAGGAGTAGACGGTACTCCGCTTCTGAGCTTTGACCTCTCGCGCTCCTCGGCAGGACAGTCGATGGGACTGAGGCTCCTTCGCTTTCGCCGCTCCTCCCAGTTTTTCCCGCGTTCTAGCTCTCGCTCCTTTACCCAGCGCTCCCTGCTGCGGCTACGACTGCGCTGCCTGACCCGCCCAAACGCCTCCGGGTTCGCTCGCCGCTCAATTCCTTTCGGCGGACTCCAGTCTCGGTCTGAAAGGCGATCTCTTTCTCGCTCCACGAAGAGGGGGTGTGAGGGTGAGCGAGCCCTCGCTCTCAGTTCTCGCTCCAGGCTGTGGTGGCGTCCGTAACCATCAGCTAGAAGTTCGTAATGTGGAGGCGGGAGCAAAGGCGGCTGATATTGTTGAGGGTATGCCCTCGTCTCCTCAGCTTTAGCAAAATCCACACGCAGCCGACGATTCGGACCACACAGAGGGAAGCCGCGCATTTGCGCACACGCAGCCTGGGCTGCATCCAGGCTCTCGTAGTGAATGTAAGCAAAATTATCTCCTTTAACATAGTCTATGGTGCGAATACTTCCAAAGCGATCAAACTCGCGGGCTAAAGCAGCCAGCGAGGTGCTCGGGCCAAGTCCGCCCACCCATAGCCGAGTCGTCGGATTGGCCTTCCCGTATCCGATTTTAATTGGGTTGCCATTAATCATACGTCCCTGCATGGCCACTTTGGCCCGGTGAGCCATATCCAAATTTTGAAATTTAAGAAAAGCATAAGCACCTCCTTGTCCACGGGCAGGCCGCTTGATAACCACCTCTTCGATAATTCCATACTTGTCAAATCCTTGTCGCAGTTCCACCTCAGAAATGTTATGATCCAAGTTGCCAATGAACAAGTTCCTTGTGGCTCTCTGATCGTCCTCTGGTTTTAAGTCCTCCTCGGGAAGCTGATACGCATACGCACGGCTTCTCTCCTCCAATGCACTGTAATAGTCCAAAACACGGTCCCTGCTGAGTCCCAGACCATCAACGTAATGCCTGGGTCTCATATCTCTAAGGGCACTACTCCCAGCACCAGGTGAAAGTGACCGCTGCCTGTAAGTGTAGGCAGCACTGTGCAGAGACACATAACTcacgtctggaggcgtgacgctGCGACGTCGCATGTACATGGGTTCAACTTTGAGTGGACGATCATATAGCACCAATGGGTTTTTTGCATGACGCGCTTCCCGCGCGTTTTCCGTGTGTCTGAAGTTGACGTAGGCAATACGACCCAGTTCAGGCGTGTGAGACAGCTTGACGCTCACATCCCCGAACTTTTTAAACTCATGAAACAGTCCGTCCTCTACATGTTCATCAGAAAGCTGTGATCCAAGGTTGCTGATAAGTAGTGTCTTGTATTCAAGTCGCGCACCCACCGTTTCCGCGGATGGGGTCTTACCTTTAGGCAGGACTGAGGTGGTTCGGAGAGGGGCTCGACCCAGCAGACCCAGTTCATGATGCGCGCGGTGATGcagactctctctctccccaCGGACGCGCGGTTTTTCCCGCTCTCGGCTGCGGCTGCGTTTGTGATACGCTCGAGTCTCGGCGAGCAGCAGCGCGAGCGGCGGGTTCGGTTCGCGCTCCCGGTCGCGCTCGCGGACGCGTTTGGCGAGCGTTCTGGACGGACTCGCGTCGCGCTCGGCCTGCCGCTTCATTTTACAGTGATGCTCCAGCCGCGAAAATATAAAAATCAGCTCCGAGGTGAGATCTCACGCTTCCTGGAGATTCTGCACATCCGTGAGGAGGGTCTTAACTAACGTTTGCACGGGAAAACGTTCGCCTGGATGTTGAATTttgcagataaaaataaaacggCAAACATTAGCGTCCCCTCAGCTGCATCTATTCCGCCATCTTGGACAAAAGGAATGTGCGCGCACCGAGAGTGGGAGGAGACTCTGCTGACGTCAGAACATATTGCGTGACGTTGTAGTTGTGGAACATCAGTactgacaataaaaaataaagttgtattcattattttcaaaataattagtTTGAAATAGATTATTAGGCTACTATCCTACTGCATAATACTTTGTTGGAATTACATgttaaataataaacacatttttcaaatgtaatatcaatatgtaatatatttaatgtaccaGAAGCTGTAATAAGATATGCAAATGCATGCAAAGACTGTTGTATAACCATATAAATAGTTTAATTGCCATGGTAAATAGGTATTTTGGTGGTTAAATGAATAAGAAAATCTTACAAAAAGTGTCCAAGATGAAGGAGATATGGTTAAATgcaaactcaaaaaaataaatacatatatataaaaaaaaaggacaagaccagtttcttttcttcttttaatgaaaaaGACAGTATAACTGTATTAAACATTTTACAGCAAAGTCCACTCAAACCAACCCACGCATTTTGAAGATGAGACTCTCattcattatatttcatataatgtgCCAACTAAGAAAGTCTACACcctcaaaaaagagaaaaaaggaaattaaactaGGCAAAGTGTGTCAAACATGATTCTCATAACGTCAGGAGACAAACAAAGGTTGTGTGGGATATCAGTCAGAACTAACACATTGCAAgttataaattaaagattgtatTTTCATGTAAGTGCATTTATTCGGTTTCTTGATGTGTACCCCTGGAGAACATGATAAAATGACAACACGATGCAAA
This DNA window, taken from Carassius auratus strain Wakin chromosome 22, ASM336829v1, whole genome shotgun sequence, encodes the following:
- the LOC113039823 gene encoding putative RNA-binding protein 15B; the encoded protein is MKRQAERDASPSRTLAKRVRERDREREPNPPLALLLAETRAYHKRSRSREREKPRVRGERESLHHRAHHELGLLGRAPLRTTSVLPKGKTPSAETVGARLEYKTLLISNLGSQLSDEHVEDGLFHEFKKFGDVSVKLSHTPELGRIAYVNFRHTENAREARHAKNPLVLYDRPLKVEPMYMRRRSVTPPDVSYVSLHSAAYTYRQRSLSPGAGSSALRDMRPRHYVDGLGLSRDRVLDYYSALEERSRAYAYQLPEEDLKPEDDQRATRNLFIGNLDHNISEVELRQGFDKYGIIEEVVIKRPARGQGGAYAFLKFQNLDMAHRAKVAMQGRMINGNPIKIGYGKANPTTRLWVGGLGPSTSLAALAREFDRFGSIRTIDYVKGDNFAYIHYESLDAAQAACAQMRGFPLCGPNRRLRVDFAKAEETRAYPQQYQPPLLPPPHYELLADGYGRHHSLERELRARARSPSHPLFVERERDRLSDRDWSPPKGIERRANPEAFGRVRQRSRSRSRERWVKERELERGKNWEERRKRRSLSPIDCPAEERERSKLRSGVPSTPEDSPDRGRGRLPDSTSEPLDHTPDISRHISDERAVNDEPLHPRKEERHRKSESDPDSQTDKSKTDSKKPSTLSEYAQTLSRVWHGSLVLKNSCFPTNMHMLEGGVNFLHALMKDNQAGGSKITQLKIAQRLRLDQPKLDEVTRRIKLGSPDGYAVLLAVQGPMDRDAPPPEPGLQQRLLRNLVTYLRNKQAAGVIGLPLGGPKEREMGGMLYAFPPCDFSQQYLQTALKTIGKLEEDHLVIVVVRDSP